A genomic region of Pseudomonas frederiksbergensis contains the following coding sequences:
- a CDS encoding TolC family outer membrane protein yields the protein MFRLSLITLLILATHANAVETSPRSTLMSVYSQVVEHNSEIAAAQEDYFARREAVPQARADLLPQIDLQALNGSTRTNLHDVDTRNGSLYRVTLNQPLFDAAHWFNLKSAHSLSEQAQLDFSTVQQELVLKTAQTYFDTLLAEDTLAATKAELRAFERQLNQTRQRYDAGLSDQNDVLSAQASFDRSHASVINAQRLTDDAYQALNRLTGQPQAPLIGIRHTLPVEPPVPNEAQSWVDQALTQNLRLRASQVRTQAAQENLRSQKAEHLPTLGLQLGYAEGDADVMDNPPAFGHRGGNEKQSSVLLNFKLPLYSGGRTSSRVREAYHRFDESEYDQTSLQREVVEASRNAFRSVNSEREQVRALRQTIISSQGALHATEVGYEVGNRNIVDILSAQRDLYNAVREYNLARYSYILSGLRLKLAAGTLSPADLQSLAQYLKPDYDPDKDFLPADLTQQGVKTL from the coding sequence ATGTTCAGATTGTCTTTGATAACCCTGCTGATCCTCGCCACCCATGCCAACGCCGTTGAAACATCCCCACGCAGCACACTGATGTCGGTGTACAGCCAGGTCGTGGAACACAACAGCGAAATAGCCGCCGCTCAGGAAGACTACTTCGCCCGCCGCGAAGCCGTGCCCCAGGCACGGGCCGACCTGTTGCCGCAGATAGACCTGCAAGCCCTGAACGGCAGCACCCGGACCAACCTGCACGATGTCGACACTCGCAATGGCAGCCTGTACCGCGTGACCTTGAACCAGCCGCTGTTCGATGCCGCGCACTGGTTCAACCTCAAGTCCGCGCACTCCTTGAGCGAGCAGGCTCAACTGGACTTCTCCACCGTCCAGCAAGAGCTGGTGCTCAAGACCGCCCAGACCTATTTCGACACGCTGCTGGCCGAAGACACCCTGGCCGCCACCAAAGCCGAACTGCGCGCTTTCGAGCGGCAGTTGAACCAGACCCGGCAGCGCTACGACGCCGGCCTATCGGACCAGAACGACGTACTTTCGGCGCAGGCCAGCTTCGACCGTTCCCATGCCAGCGTGATCAATGCCCAGCGCCTGACCGACGACGCTTACCAGGCGCTGAATCGCCTGACCGGCCAGCCTCAGGCACCCTTGATCGGCATCCGCCATACCCTCCCCGTCGAGCCACCGGTGCCCAACGAAGCCCAGTCCTGGGTTGACCAGGCGCTGACACAAAACCTGCGCCTGCGTGCCAGTCAGGTGAGAACCCAGGCGGCACAGGAAAACCTGCGCAGCCAAAAGGCCGAACACTTGCCTACCTTGGGATTGCAATTGGGATATGCAGAGGGTGACGCCGATGTGATGGACAACCCACCCGCCTTCGGCCACCGCGGCGGTAATGAGAAACAGAGTTCGGTGCTGCTGAACTTCAAGCTGCCGCTGTACAGCGGTGGGCGCACCAGCTCTCGGGTTCGCGAGGCTTATCACCGTTTCGACGAAAGCGAATACGACCAGACCAGCCTGCAACGGGAGGTGGTCGAGGCCTCACGCAATGCCTTTCGTTCGGTCAACAGCGAGCGCGAACAGGTGCGCGCCTTGCGCCAGACCATCATCTCCAGCCAGGGCGCGCTGCACGCGACGGAAGTCGGCTATGAAGTGGGTAATCGCAACATCGTCGACATCCTGTCCGCCCAGCGTGATCTGTACAACGCGGTACGCGAATACAACCTGGCCCGCTACAGCTACATTCTCAGCGGCCTGCGCCTGAAACTTGCGGCCGGAACCTTGAGCCCCGCTGACCTGCAAAGTCTGGCGCAGTACCTGAAACCCGATTACGACCCCGACAAGGACTTCCTGCCGGCAGACCTGACGCAACAAGGCGTCAAGACACTCTGA
- a CDS encoding LysR family transcriptional regulator, whose amino-acid sequence MFSKISLDQWQAFVSTVECGGFQQAGEHMFKSQSAISHSVNRMEALLGQELFLIEGRKAVLTPLGQALLPQAKHLLGSAQKLERLANQYQPGLFTEHALAVDMLFPADLLEQALFRFSSVLQGHRIRLYETALSGARELLEDGKVELGIASSLPAGYMQEFLLNVSLLCVVASDHSLAHFNGELSLTDMKDYRQIVIRDSGMRTSQNSGWLGTSQRWTVSNLSTALTFVERGLGFAWLPEHMVSEKLASGQLRTVPLCHQREREVPMYMGFPEEYKLNPEVRLMTDIIRELCQGIKSDKSEALALAL is encoded by the coding sequence ATGTTTTCCAAGATCAGTCTCGACCAGTGGCAGGCTTTTGTTTCTACGGTTGAGTGTGGCGGTTTCCAGCAGGCCGGCGAGCACATGTTCAAGTCGCAGTCGGCCATCAGCCATTCGGTCAACCGCATGGAAGCCCTGCTGGGTCAGGAACTGTTCCTGATTGAGGGACGCAAGGCCGTATTGACGCCTCTGGGCCAAGCCCTGCTGCCTCAGGCCAAGCACTTGCTGGGTTCGGCGCAAAAGCTTGAGCGACTGGCCAATCAGTACCAGCCAGGGCTGTTTACCGAACACGCGCTGGCGGTCGACATGCTGTTTCCCGCCGATTTGCTGGAGCAGGCGCTGTTCCGGTTTTCCTCCGTCCTGCAAGGGCACCGTATCCGGCTGTACGAAACAGCGTTGTCCGGCGCACGCGAACTGCTGGAAGACGGCAAGGTCGAGCTGGGCATCGCCAGCAGTCTGCCGGCGGGTTACATGCAGGAATTCTTGCTCAACGTCTCGCTGCTGTGCGTCGTGGCGTCCGATCACTCACTGGCCCATTTCAACGGCGAGCTGAGCCTTACCGACATGAAAGACTACCGGCAAATCGTGATTCGCGATTCGGGCATGCGCACCTCGCAGAACAGCGGTTGGCTCGGCACGTCGCAGCGCTGGACCGTGAGCAACCTGAGCACCGCGTTGACCTTTGTCGAACGAGGCCTGGGCTTTGCCTGGCTGCCGGAGCACATGGTCAGCGAGAAGCTGGCGAGCGGTCAGTTGCGCACGGTGCCGCTGTGCCATCAGCGTGAACGCGAAGTGCCGATGTATATGGGCTTTCCGGAAGAGTACAAGCTCAACCCGGAAGTCCGGCTGATGACCGACATCATTCGCGAGCTCTGCCAGGGCATCAAGAGCGACAAGTCCGAGGCCCTGGCCCTGGCGCTCTGA
- a CDS encoding hydroxymethylglutaryl-CoA synthase codes for MELNMKIGIDDIGLYVPEHFFPLHELAVRHDIDPNKYLVGIGQEFMAVPAPDEDIVSMAANATQPLLTDELRASISTVILATESGIDQSKSAGLFVHRMLGLKADCRVIEFKQACYGATAGLQMACALVRQRPNEKILLIASDIARYKQDSEGECTQGAGAIAMIIAKDPRILEIHPHQGKYSLDVMDFWRPNFASTAFVDGKLSIDIYMESLKHSWQNYRNDGGLALTDLSYLCFHQPFTKMAKKAFSVFETLEPVAAAALGESSYADSQIYGKAIGNCYTASLYIALLSLLENNAQDLSGKNIGLFSYGSGSVGEFFSGTVVKGYAKHSRKRFHANMLERRTQLEHAQYADWFYGDKHSDAETYQTPRISSASYRFAGTEGYRRLYEENTQQALRVA; via the coding sequence ATGGAATTGAACATGAAGATCGGCATCGATGACATTGGGTTGTATGTACCGGAGCACTTCTTCCCGCTTCACGAACTTGCTGTGCGGCATGACATTGATCCCAACAAATACCTGGTGGGTATTGGTCAGGAATTCATGGCGGTTCCAGCGCCTGACGAAGACATCGTCAGCATGGCCGCAAACGCCACCCAACCGCTGTTGACCGACGAGCTGAGAGCGTCCATTTCGACCGTCATCCTGGCCACCGAGAGTGGTATCGACCAGTCCAAATCCGCCGGGCTTTTCGTGCACCGGATGCTGGGGCTCAAAGCCGATTGCCGAGTGATCGAATTCAAACAGGCGTGCTACGGCGCGACCGCCGGCCTGCAAATGGCCTGCGCACTGGTACGCCAGCGTCCAAACGAAAAAATCCTGCTGATTGCCTCGGATATCGCCCGCTACAAACAGGATTCGGAAGGCGAATGCACCCAAGGCGCGGGGGCCATCGCGATGATCATCGCCAAGGACCCGCGCATTCTGGAAATTCACCCGCATCAGGGTAAATACAGCCTGGACGTCATGGATTTCTGGCGACCGAACTTCGCCTCCACCGCGTTTGTCGACGGCAAGCTGTCGATCGATATTTACATGGAGTCGCTCAAGCATTCCTGGCAGAACTACCGCAATGACGGTGGCCTGGCGCTCACCGATTTGAGCTACTTGTGCTTCCATCAGCCGTTCACCAAAATGGCCAAGAAAGCCTTTTCGGTGTTCGAAACCCTGGAGCCAGTCGCAGCCGCCGCGCTCGGCGAAAGCAGCTACGCCGACAGCCAGATCTACGGTAAAGCCATCGGCAACTGCTACACCGCCTCGCTTTACATCGCACTGCTGTCACTGCTGGAAAACAACGCGCAAGACCTCTCTGGCAAAAACATCGGCCTGTTCAGCTACGGCTCCGGCAGCGTTGGCGAGTTCTTCTCCGGCACGGTGGTCAAGGGCTACGCAAAGCATTCGCGCAAGCGCTTCCACGCCAACATGCTTGAGCGCCGCACACAGCTGGAACACGCGCAGTACGCCGACTGGTTCTATGGCGACAAACACAGCGATGCCGAAACCTATCAAACGCCACGTATCAGCAGCGCCAGCTATCGCTTCGCCGGCACCGAAGGCTATCGCCGGCTGTATGAAGAAAACACTCAGCAAGCCTTGAGAGTCGCGTAA
- a CDS encoding enoyl-CoA hydratase-related protein: MSEVLLSWITPDVACLTLNRPHAGNALNEALLLQLAEHLELLASRDDLRALVLDGEGPHLCTGADLHWMRRSLAFSHAQNLDDAERLAIVLQRLDEFPVPVLALAKGSVFGGALGLISCADYVLASNDARFSFSEARLGLVPALISPYVVRAIGMRQARHYMLSAEIFDTASAVHLGLVHRQTATSALHSSRDQWLGHIHKGGPQACREIKTMLRRLGKHDGLLEEQPDNLRLIAKVRTSPEGQAGLNAFFNNRKPDWAL, from the coding sequence ATGAGTGAGGTTCTGCTGAGCTGGATCACTCCAGACGTGGCCTGCCTGACACTGAACAGGCCCCATGCAGGTAACGCACTGAACGAAGCATTGTTGCTGCAACTGGCCGAGCATCTTGAGCTGCTGGCCAGCCGGGATGACCTTCGGGCCCTGGTGCTCGATGGAGAGGGACCGCACTTGTGCACCGGCGCCGACCTGCACTGGATGCGCCGCAGCCTGGCGTTCAGTCACGCGCAGAACCTGGACGATGCCGAGCGCCTGGCCATCGTGCTGCAGCGGCTCGACGAGTTCCCGGTTCCCGTACTCGCCCTGGCCAAGGGCTCGGTGTTCGGCGGCGCCCTGGGTTTGATCAGCTGCGCCGACTATGTGCTCGCCAGCAACGATGCGCGGTTCTCGTTCAGCGAGGCCCGCCTGGGGTTGGTCCCCGCATTGATCAGTCCCTATGTGGTACGCGCCATCGGTATGCGCCAGGCACGGCACTACATGCTGTCGGCCGAGATTTTCGATACCGCCAGCGCCGTGCACCTCGGCCTGGTGCATCGACAGACCGCGACCTCGGCACTCCACAGCAGTCGCGATCAGTGGCTTGGGCATATCCACAAAGGCGGGCCGCAAGCCTGCCGTGAAATCAAAACCATGCTGCGCCGACTGGGCAAGCACGACGGTCTGCTGGAAGAGCAGCCCGACAATCTTCGCCTGATCGCCAAGGTCCGTACCTCCCCCGAGGGACAGGCCGGCCTGAACGCCTTCTTCAACAATCGCAAACCTGATTGGGCCCTCTGA
- the asnB gene encoding asparagine synthase (glutamine-hydrolyzing) gives MCGFIGMYQAAPGAMSEQAIADALQSINHRGPDESSVWRDPAGRAALGHTRLSIIGLDNGAQPIVADEGDLVIVVNGELYDHERIRLELEAEGCVFKTESDSEIALHLYRRYGMAGLKRLRGEFAFVLFDRQRRLMLAVRDRLGIKPLFYTQHEGTWYFASEVKAILAAGVPCEWDEDAYASRAFYLRDHTLFKGVRSVKPGCWVLVDNGGMQGGRYWDMEFARKDAPDPTDEQGMIEAIRSAVEESVRLRLRADVPIGVYLSGGIDSSAMLGLATQLTGKPLDAFNLSFTDMEDYDENRFARLAAEHNGARFHTIEITQDDLADNFEQALWHNETPFFNAHGVAKYILSQEVRKAGMKVVLTGEGADEVFAGYPHFRRDMLLYNVERQDPQVISKLRQRIEENEQGYTRSEMPDDIHWMINQLNHGVSWLDNQAGWFKALESLYSSDFRDHFSGIDPYRQFFDRLDHNQLEGRDPVHKSMYLWAKSYLPNFVLTTLGDRMEMANSIEGRVPLLDHHVVELACKMPVWMKVRGSTEKFIFREAMRPYLPQALYERKKHYFRAPPATLQQQGRLYQLVQDVLHGSELDNLPFFDAAKVRQLLDRLPGLTPLEQGLLDPMLMELTSLCLLQRRYKMQATVNPQWVRGVAA, from the coding sequence ATGTGTGGTTTTATCGGTATGTATCAAGCCGCTCCAGGAGCCATGTCCGAACAGGCCATCGCCGACGCCCTTCAGAGCATCAACCATCGCGGTCCGGACGAAAGCAGCGTCTGGCGCGATCCGGCGGGCCGTGCGGCCCTGGGCCATACGCGCTTGAGCATCATCGGTCTGGACAACGGCGCACAGCCTATCGTTGCCGACGAAGGCGACCTGGTGATCGTGGTCAACGGCGAACTCTATGACCATGAGCGTATTCGCCTGGAACTGGAAGCCGAAGGCTGCGTATTCAAGACCGAATCCGACAGCGAAATCGCCTTGCACCTGTACCGTCGCTACGGCATGGCCGGCTTGAAGCGCCTACGCGGCGAGTTCGCGTTCGTGCTGTTCGACCGCCAACGTCGCCTGATGCTGGCGGTGCGTGATCGTCTGGGCATCAAGCCGCTGTTCTACACCCAACACGAAGGCACCTGGTATTTCGCCTCGGAAGTCAAAGCCATCCTCGCGGCCGGCGTGCCGTGCGAGTGGGATGAAGACGCTTACGCCAGCCGTGCGTTCTACCTGCGCGACCATACCCTGTTCAAGGGCGTGCGCAGCGTCAAACCCGGTTGCTGGGTGCTGGTGGATAACGGCGGCATGCAGGGTGGCCGTTACTGGGACATGGAGTTCGCCCGCAAGGATGCGCCGGACCCTACCGACGAACAGGGCATGATCGAAGCGATTCGCTCGGCCGTCGAGGAATCGGTGCGCCTGCGCCTGCGTGCCGACGTGCCAATCGGTGTCTACCTGAGCGGCGGCATCGATTCCTCGGCGATGCTCGGGCTCGCCACGCAGCTGACGGGCAAGCCCCTGGATGCGTTCAACCTGTCGTTCACCGACATGGAAGACTACGACGAAAACCGTTTCGCGCGCCTGGCCGCCGAGCACAATGGTGCACGCTTCCACACCATCGAAATTACCCAGGATGACCTGGCGGACAATTTCGAACAGGCGCTGTGGCACAACGAAACACCCTTCTTCAATGCCCACGGCGTAGCCAAGTACATCCTCAGCCAGGAAGTGCGCAAGGCCGGCATGAAGGTCGTACTCACCGGTGAGGGCGCGGATGAAGTGTTCGCCGGTTACCCGCACTTCCGTCGTGACATGCTGCTCTACAACGTCGAACGCCAAGACCCGCAGGTCATCAGCAAGTTGCGCCAGCGCATCGAGGAAAACGAACAGGGCTATACCCGTTCCGAAATGCCGGATGACATTCACTGGATGATCAATCAGCTCAACCACGGCGTGTCCTGGCTGGACAATCAGGCCGGCTGGTTCAAGGCGCTGGAAAGCCTGTACAGCAGCGACTTCCGTGATCACTTCAGCGGGATTGACCCGTATCGTCAGTTCTTCGACCGCCTCGATCACAACCAGCTCGAAGGTCGCGACCCGGTGCACAAGTCGATGTACCTGTGGGCCAAGTCGTACTTGCCGAACTTCGTGCTGACCACCCTGGGCGATCGCATGGAAATGGCCAACAGCATCGAAGGTCGCGTACCGCTGCTCGATCACCACGTGGTCGAGTTGGCCTGCAAGATGCCGGTCTGGATGAAAGTCCGTGGTTCGACCGAGAAGTTCATCTTCCGCGAAGCCATGCGCCCTTACCTGCCGCAAGCCTTGTATGAGCGCAAGAAGCATTACTTCCGGGCACCACCGGCCACGCTGCAGCAGCAAGGTCGTCTGTATCAACTGGTGCAGGACGTGCTGCATGGCAGCGAGCTGGACAACCTGCCGTTCTTCGATGCGGCAAAAGTCCGTCAGCTGCTCGATCGTCTGCCAGGCCTGACGCCACTGGAACAAGGCCTGCTCGATCCGATGCTGATGGAGCTGACCAGCCTCTGCCTGTTGCAGCGTCGCTACAAGATGCAAGCCACCGTCAACCCGCAGTGGGTACGAGGAGTTGCCGCATGA
- a CDS encoding FAD-dependent monooxygenase, which translates to MKIAIIGAGLNGLACALMLKRFGLSCTVYERSLGPRDSGTGIYVWPQGVQVLRFLFNNREFLEHGKAIEFLDTYSREGQLIHSQPVRPSGLGIPAPAMMFRRTELFRLLLQELGDGAVRFQMGCNRLQDLGQKTRVSFSDNSEEDFDLVIGADGVGSTVREFINPNLAPYDTGLVASRGMVDFGSDLLKSDRCQIFTSAFSRVVTYPLDAHSNYRYWFAAYQHHHQPLHDRAGLLKLFAELPSEVVRMIAATEESDILTHKMTALTGDGAWHRSRVVMLGDSIHAMLPTLGYGLTLGLENGFMLAQALIGHCDDNLDSALQRYEIRAAQRSRSMLKVMSDMTDLYYFEEDRAMTPTRISPIVNRFQDLALTTVF; encoded by the coding sequence ATGAAAATCGCGATCATTGGCGCCGGCCTCAATGGCCTCGCCTGTGCGCTGATGCTCAAACGCTTCGGGCTGTCCTGCACGGTGTATGAACGCAGCCTGGGTCCTCGCGACTCGGGCACCGGGATCTACGTCTGGCCCCAAGGCGTGCAAGTGCTGCGCTTTTTGTTCAATAACCGCGAGTTCCTGGAGCACGGCAAGGCGATCGAGTTCCTCGACACCTACTCACGCGAAGGCCAGTTGATCCACAGCCAGCCGGTGCGACCGAGCGGGCTGGGGATCCCCGCACCGGCCATGATGTTCCGGCGTACCGAGCTGTTCCGCCTGCTGTTGCAGGAACTGGGCGACGGCGCCGTGCGCTTTCAGATGGGCTGCAACCGCTTGCAGGATCTGGGACAAAAGACCCGGGTGAGCTTCAGCGACAACAGCGAGGAAGACTTCGACCTGGTGATCGGCGCCGACGGTGTCGGTTCCACCGTGCGCGAATTCATCAACCCGAACCTTGCGCCTTACGACACCGGTCTGGTGGCCAGCCGCGGCATGGTGGATTTCGGTTCGGACCTGCTCAAGTCCGATCGCTGCCAGATCTTCACCTCGGCCTTCTCGCGGGTAGTGACGTACCCGCTGGATGCCCATAGCAACTATCGCTACTGGTTCGCCGCTTATCAGCATCATCACCAGCCCCTGCATGATCGGGCCGGCTTGCTGAAACTGTTCGCCGAGCTGCCGAGCGAGGTGGTGCGGATGATCGCCGCCACCGAGGAGTCGGACATTCTCACCCACAAGATGACCGCCCTGACCGGCGACGGCGCTTGGCATCGCTCACGGGTGGTGATGCTCGGCGACAGTATCCACGCGATGCTGCCGACCCTCGGCTATGGCCTGACCCTGGGTCTTGAGAACGGCTTCATGCTGGCCCAGGCACTGATCGGCCATTGCGATGACAACCTCGACAGCGCACTGCAACGCTACGAGATTCGCGCCGCGCAACGCTCACGGTCGATGCTCAAGGTGATGAGCGACATGACGGATCTGTATTACTTCGAAGAAGACCGAGCCATGACACCGACGCGCATCTCCCCCATCGTCAACCGCTTCCAGGACCTGGCCCTGACCACGGTTTTTTGA
- a CDS encoding acyl-CoA dehydrogenase family protein translates to MSELFRKRVAQFVAEHITPHVAEWETLGAYPPALYQRAGLAGLLALGQNQTQLPDDPRAVAILVQELTRSGAQGITMGLASHFVSLKALQLCTPELASSVVPAVLSGECSISLALTEPQAGSDLRGMSCRAVLENGQYRLTGTKAFVCNGERADWLLLIAHSPNGLALFLAEGHAPGIRHAPQRCLGWRCLPLTDLHFENTPVIRLTQGSGVGRILQNSLLQERLNLAVMAITSADMALQASIDWCKQRQVGGKPLFDKSVIRQRLAEYHAELAVAQHYVESAVNWMAEGILDPRRVAIAKNQAVAVLEKIARGAVQVHGAHGCIEPALVERIHRDARLLAIGGGTHEIMLDIIGRSL, encoded by the coding sequence ATGAGCGAACTCTTTCGCAAGCGGGTCGCACAGTTTGTCGCGGAACACATCACGCCCCATGTCGCCGAGTGGGAAACCCTGGGCGCCTACCCGCCGGCACTGTACCAGCGCGCAGGCCTTGCCGGCCTGTTGGCACTGGGTCAGAACCAGACCCAACTGCCCGATGATCCGCGCGCCGTGGCCATCCTGGTGCAGGAACTGACCCGCAGTGGCGCGCAGGGCATCACCATGGGCCTGGCCTCACACTTTGTCAGCCTCAAGGCGCTGCAACTCTGTACCCCAGAGCTGGCAAGCAGTGTGGTGCCCGCAGTGTTGAGCGGTGAATGCAGTATTTCCCTGGCGTTGACCGAACCCCAGGCCGGTTCGGACCTGCGCGGCATGAGCTGTCGTGCCGTCCTCGAAAACGGGCAATACCGTCTGACCGGCACCAAGGCCTTTGTCTGCAACGGTGAACGGGCAGACTGGCTGTTACTGATTGCGCATTCGCCGAACGGTCTGGCGCTGTTTCTCGCCGAAGGCCATGCCCCCGGCATCCGGCACGCCCCGCAGCGGTGCCTCGGCTGGCGGTGCCTGCCCTTGACCGACCTGCACTTTGAGAACACCCCGGTGATCCGTCTCACCCAAGGCTCCGGGGTCGGGCGGATCTTGCAAAACAGCCTGCTGCAGGAACGCCTGAATCTTGCGGTAATGGCCATCACCTCCGCCGACATGGCGCTGCAAGCCAGTATCGACTGGTGCAAGCAGCGTCAGGTGGGGGGCAAGCCGCTCTTCGACAAATCGGTGATCCGTCAACGACTGGCCGAATACCACGCGGAACTCGCGGTGGCGCAACACTATGTCGAGTCGGCCGTGAACTGGATGGCCGAGGGCATTCTCGATCCACGCCGGGTCGCCATCGCCAAGAACCAGGCGGTCGCCGTACTGGAGAAAATCGCTCGTGGCGCAGTGCAAGTGCACGGCGCCCACGGCTGCATCGAACCGGCCCTGGTGGAGCGGATCCATCGCGACGCGCGCCTGTTGGCCATCGGCGGCGGCACCCACGAAATCATGCTGGACATCATCGGACGATCTTTATAG
- a CDS encoding PaaI family thioesterase encodes MRQISEHAAAHSSALLEHAYQRYCGLRLVEQREGFCQCRLVVSEAIDNLSHTLHGGVIYSMLDVVSMLATLPLLGPDEYALTNSFNSMLMSATPLHSEVIIEADVVRNGRNLIFTQAAAWKINSDQTRTKIASAQLSKFRLKHQW; translated from the coding sequence ATGCGCCAAATCAGCGAACACGCCGCCGCCCATTCCAGTGCACTGCTGGAACACGCCTACCAGCGCTACTGCGGTTTGCGTCTGGTGGAGCAACGAGAAGGGTTCTGCCAATGTCGACTGGTGGTCAGCGAGGCCATCGACAACCTCAGTCACACGCTCCACGGTGGGGTCATTTACTCGATGCTGGATGTCGTCAGCATGCTTGCCACACTGCCACTGCTAGGGCCCGATGAATATGCGCTGACCAACAGTTTCAATAGCATGTTGATGTCTGCCACGCCCCTGCACAGCGAAGTAATTATTGAGGCCGACGTTGTAAGGAACGGCCGAAACCTGATCTTTACTCAAGCGGCTGCTTGGAAAATAAACAGCGATCAAACCCGAACTAAAATCGCCTCTGCGCAATTAAGCAAGTTCCGCCTGAAACATCAGTGGTAA
- a CDS encoding FMN-dependent NADH-azoreductase: protein MSQKILVIRSSIKTDGGFSGQLVDYFLDQLKEVIPESSIVVRDIAKTPIAHLNANTMAALYGREPSDDEGRQALSLSNELIEEINEADRIVIGLPRYNFGAPSLIHAYIDQLVISGVTFKYNETGPVGLIDSKPVYVLTASGGLYSNGPDTLALWLSQILGFIGLTQIKYVYAEGLGMGEESLAKGLKQARHEIDQAINELGERPRLKMVGSQGR, encoded by the coding sequence ATGAGTCAAAAAATACTGGTGATACGTTCGTCGATCAAAACCGATGGTGGTTTTTCCGGGCAACTGGTGGACTACTTCCTGGACCAGCTCAAAGAAGTCATTCCTGAATCCTCCATCGTCGTTCGCGACATCGCCAAGACGCCGATTGCCCACCTCAATGCCAACACCATGGCCGCGCTGTATGGCCGCGAGCCGAGCGATGATGAAGGGCGCCAGGCCCTGAGCCTGTCGAACGAACTGATCGAAGAAATCAACGAAGCCGACCGCATCGTCATCGGCCTGCCGCGCTACAACTTCGGTGCGCCGTCGCTGATCCACGCCTACATCGATCAACTGGTCATCTCCGGCGTGACCTTCAAGTACAACGAAACCGGTCCTGTCGGCCTGATCGACAGCAAGCCGGTGTACGTCCTGACCGCCAGCGGCGGCCTCTACAGCAATGGCCCGGACACCCTGGCCCTGTGGCTGTCGCAGATCCTCGGTTTCATCGGCCTGACCCAGATCAAATACGTCTACGCCGAAGGCCTGGGCATGGGTGAAGAAAGCCTGGCCAAGGGTCTCAAGCAAGCGCGCCACGAGATCGATCAGGCGATCAACGAACTGGGCGAACGACCTCGCCTGAAAATGGTTGGTTCGCAAGGGAGGTAA
- a CDS encoding glutathione S-transferase C-terminal domain-containing protein, with the protein MTKAVNNTLNDQLFLSELVAETDRYHLYISQACPFSHRAYLVLSVLGLEGVLDVSSVAARRHDRGWEFDNVDQDPLHEEVSLLSTLYEHSRPGFTGNQSVPVLWDKHQERIVHNDSADLAWQMATRLLLLAKTPMELVPDDLSDEIASLNDWLHTHVNRMVYNMGFASDQQSYSEAFTVFFNAMDELQARLADQRYLFGDRLTLSDLFLLPTLIRFEAVYCLHFKANLRPLQDYPALYDYLCRLTQREDVRRTIDMEHIKLHYYYSHNHINPTRIVPDGPQLAWLAQPA; encoded by the coding sequence ATGACCAAAGCGGTGAACAACACCCTCAACGATCAGCTGTTTCTCTCGGAGCTCGTGGCCGAAACCGACCGTTACCATTTGTACATCTCACAGGCTTGCCCCTTTTCGCACCGTGCCTATCTGGTCCTGAGCGTACTGGGGCTTGAGGGTGTACTGGACGTCTCGTCGGTTGCCGCACGCCGCCATGACCGGGGTTGGGAATTCGACAACGTGGACCAGGACCCTCTGCACGAAGAAGTGTCCTTGCTCTCCACGCTGTATGAACATTCCCGCCCTGGGTTTACCGGCAATCAATCGGTGCCCGTGCTGTGGGACAAGCACCAGGAGCGGATCGTCCATAACGACTCCGCAGACCTCGCCTGGCAGATGGCGACCCGGTTGCTGCTGCTGGCGAAGACGCCCATGGAACTTGTGCCCGACGACCTGAGCGACGAAATCGCGAGCCTCAACGACTGGTTGCACACGCACGTCAATCGCATGGTTTACAACATGGGGTTTGCCAGCGACCAGCAGAGTTACAGCGAGGCGTTTACGGTGTTCTTCAACGCCATGGACGAACTGCAAGCGCGTCTCGCTGACCAACGCTACCTGTTCGGCGACCGACTGACGTTATCCGACCTGTTCCTGTTACCCACGCTGATTCGTTTCGAGGCCGTGTATTGCCTGCACTTCAAGGCCAATCTGCGCCCGTTGCAAGACTACCCGGCACTGTACGACTACCTGTGCCGGCTGACCCAGCGCGAAGACGTGCGGCGCACCATCGACATGGAACACATCAAGCTGCATTACTACTACTCTCACAACCACATCAACCCGACACGAATCGTTCCCGACGGCCCGCAACTGGCCTGGCTGGCACAACCCGCCTGA